The following proteins come from a genomic window of Gynuella sunshinyii YC6258:
- a CDS encoding phosphoribosyltransferase, which produces MKRFIDEQALIEDSFRLGVEIFESGFRPSFITGIWRGGSAVGIYVQECLQTLGVKTDHISLRTSYDPNSATPRVRVHGTQYLLETLNADDGLLIVDDVFNTGRSVAAVIERLQQHLKRNMPRDVRVATLWEHPSRNQTQLKPDYSLHKSEDWLVFPYELVGLAAEEIDEQKGFVRAIEREIFSDTELPPR; this is translated from the coding sequence ATGAAGCGATTTATCGATGAACAGGCTCTGATCGAGGATTCATTTCGATTGGGTGTAGAAATATTTGAAAGCGGTTTTCGACCCAGTTTCATCACCGGCATCTGGCGAGGTGGCAGTGCGGTTGGCATTTACGTGCAGGAATGTTTGCAGACTCTGGGGGTGAAGACCGATCATATTTCTCTGCGGACATCCTATGACCCCAATAGTGCCACACCCAGAGTCCGGGTTCACGGCACCCAATATCTGCTGGAAACTCTGAATGCTGATGACGGTTTGTTGATTGTCGATGATGTCTTTAATACTGGTCGTTCCGTGGCGGCGGTGATTGAGCGGCTACAGCAACACCTGAAGCGCAATATGCCCAGGGATGTCCGGGTGGCAACGTTGTGGGAACACCCGTCGCGTAATCAGACGCAATTGAAACCCGATTACAGTTTGCATAAATCTGAAGACTGGCTGGTGTTTCCCTATGAGCTGGTGGGTCTGGCTGCCGAAGAAATTGATGAACAGAAGGGCTTTGTCAGAGCGATTGAGCGGGAGATTTTTTCAGATACAGAGCTTCCACCTCGCTGA
- a CDS encoding GNAT family N-acetyltransferase, whose translation MIKIVPMESAHQPAVAAIETTTEQADFVGYIADLLPTLTPSERPFVILLEQKVIGFFLLDDGYPNRYEFAHPSEVGIRAVVIDHRYQGRGLGSQAMQKLVELNQDQALVLTVNCRNTGAYKTYIRAGFRDDGGLYLGGQAGPQHILRYGPERE comes from the coding sequence ATGATCAAAATCGTTCCTATGGAATCCGCTCATCAGCCAGCCGTAGCGGCTATCGAAACCACTACTGAGCAGGCAGATTTCGTAGGCTATATAGCTGATCTGCTGCCGACATTGACCCCGAGTGAACGACCATTCGTTATTTTACTGGAGCAGAAAGTTATCGGTTTTTTTCTGTTGGACGATGGCTATCCCAATCGTTATGAGTTCGCTCATCCGTCTGAAGTGGGTATTCGGGCGGTGGTCATAGATCATCGCTATCAGGGCAGAGGACTGGGTAGCCAGGCAATGCAGAAGCTGGTTGAGCTTAATCAGGATCAAGCGCTGGTATTAACCGTTAACTGCCGTAATACCGGGGCATATAAGACCTATATACGGGCTGGCTTCAGAGATGATGGAGGGCTGTATCTTGGTGGGCAGGCCGGACCGCAACATATTCTGCGTTATGGTCCGGAAAGAGAATAG
- the trxC gene encoding thioredoxin TrxC codes for MNLICPHCFTLNRIPADKSYVSGKCGKCHQALHTGHPLNLNDQNLESYLAKSTLPVIVDFWAEWCGPCKMMAPVFGKLASEQTERLFAKVDTDANPVMSQRFNIRSIPTIIAFQNGHEINRLNGALPENQLKQWLAQTFPG; via the coding sequence ATGAATCTCATATGTCCTCATTGCTTTACCCTCAACCGGATTCCCGCTGACAAATCCTATGTTTCCGGTAAATGTGGCAAATGTCATCAGGCTCTTCATACCGGTCATCCCCTCAATCTCAACGATCAGAATCTGGAATCATATTTAGCGAAAAGCACTCTGCCTGTGATTGTGGATTTCTGGGCCGAGTGGTGTGGTCCCTGCAAAATGATGGCTCCCGTCTTTGGAAAACTGGCATCTGAACAAACCGAACGACTGTTTGCCAAAGTCGACACCGACGCCAATCCTGTCATGAGTCAACGTTTTAATATCCGTAGTATCCCAACCATTATCGCGTTTCAGAACGGCCACGAAATCAACCGGTTAAATGGCGCGCTTCCGGAAAATCAACTAAAGCAGTGGTTAGCGCAAACATTCCCAGGGTAG
- a CDS encoding prepilin-type N-terminal cleavage/methylation domain-containing protein: MSNSNRNRPAFPSLNAEYGGYTLLEIIISIALIGILVSVALQSYSAYFDRVDRNKAISDLKIISTLITAYAMDSGGEFPDSLADVNADGYLDPWGHPYQYLNIANKRGNGHNRKDRNLVPINSDYDLYSMGKDGESVGPLTAKQSQDDIIRANNGDFIGLASTY; this comes from the coding sequence ATGTCGAACTCTAATCGCAATCGCCCGGCATTCCCGTCTCTCAATGCGGAGTATGGTGGTTACACCTTACTGGAAATTATCATTTCCATCGCCCTTATCGGAATACTCGTCTCCGTCGCATTACAATCGTATAGTGCTTACTTTGACAGAGTGGATAGAAACAAAGCTATCAGCGATCTTAAAATCATATCAACCTTGATTACCGCCTATGCCATGGACAGTGGTGGGGAGTTTCCAGACTCTTTGGCAGATGTAAATGCGGATGGCTATCTTGACCCATGGGGCCACCCCTATCAGTACCTCAATATTGCCAACAAGCGCGGCAACGGACATAACCGTAAGGACCGTAATCTGGTTCCGATCAACTCAGACTATGATCTTTACAGCATGGGAAAAGACGGCGAAAGCGTTGGGCCTTTGACCGCCAAACAAAGCCAGGATGACATTATTCGCGCCAATAACGGCGATTTTATAGGCCTGGCATCCACGTATTAA
- a CDS encoding class I SAM-dependent methyltransferase: protein MPQYIKAPEKHIYRAYDIWLLQNKHRFVKQLQKFAQPDTHGDKTWDSSFLIMDYVTHHRPKKGRVLDVGCGWGPTAIYMAKQGHKVTGLDLDENVFPYLRVQAELNDVSIKEHLGAMNDIDDKKLSRFDIITGADICFWESLRDEWWKFINRAAKAGVKQVILADPGRSPFLELVEKCEKKFNTDYYHWYATEPKHFDGFLMIVNLV, encoded by the coding sequence ATGCCGCAGTACATTAAAGCCCCCGAAAAGCATATTTATCGAGCTTATGATATTTGGTTGTTGCAAAACAAACACCGGTTTGTGAAACAGTTGCAGAAGTTTGCTCAGCCCGATACTCATGGTGATAAAACCTGGGATTCCAGCTTTTTGATAATGGACTACGTGACGCATCACCGCCCCAAAAAAGGCCGGGTACTGGATGTCGGCTGTGGCTGGGGGCCGACTGCGATATATATGGCAAAACAGGGTCATAAGGTCACTGGACTGGATCTGGACGAGAATGTGTTTCCCTATCTTCGGGTTCAGGCAGAACTGAATGATGTCAGTATCAAAGAGCACCTTGGGGCCATGAATGATATCGACGACAAAAAACTATCACGCTTTGACATCATTACCGGTGCAGATATCTGTTTCTGGGAATCGTTGCGTGATGAATGGTGGAAGTTTATTAACCGGGCCGCTAAAGCTGGTGTCAAACAGGTTATTCTGGCGGATCCGGGGCGCTCTCCATTTCTTGAACTGGTGGAAAAATGCGAGAAAAAATTCAATACGGATTATTACCACTGGTATGCCACCGAGCCAAAACACTTTGATGGCTTTCTGATGATTGTAAATCTGGTTTAA
- the pspB gene encoding envelope stress response membrane protein PspB, whose protein sequence is MSMPVFFFVPTILFMTLVAPIWIVMHYRSKNRAVKGLNEDERQSLEELLQVADRLTDRIDALERILDVDAPDWRQHKNQTNK, encoded by the coding sequence ATGAGTATGCCAGTGTTTTTCTTCGTCCCGACCATTCTGTTTATGACTCTGGTGGCACCGATCTGGATCGTTATGCATTACCGGAGCAAGAACCGGGCGGTGAAAGGACTCAATGAGGATGAGCGGCAGAGTCTGGAAGAACTGTTACAGGTTGCTGACCGTCTGACAGACCGCATTGATGCCCTTGAACGAATATTGGATGTTGATGCCCCGGATTGGCGTCAACACAAAAATCAGACGAACAAATAG
- the pspF gene encoding phage shock protein operon transcriptional activator, with the protein MERDIQRVIGSSSILAATLDQTSRLAAINRPILIMGERGSGKELIAERLHFLSERWEQPFITLNCAAINDELMESELFGHEPGAFTGATRIHHGRFERADGGTLFLDELGTMSAKLQEKLLRLIEYGEFERLGSQKTLRVDVRIIAATNANLRDMAAHGEFRDDLLDRLAFDVIHVPPLRQRLEDIPELAEHFALRLSSELGWDYFPGFTQEAMDSLFQYHWPGNIREFRNVIERSVFRTGQTEEKISTVIIDPFQTDQTKPVETAPLVTEDTEETHQPFKQQVENFQKQLLINALKRHQHHQAKAAEELQLSYDQMRGLIRKFKLNQ; encoded by the coding sequence ATGGAAAGAGATATCCAGAGAGTTATCGGCAGCTCATCAATACTGGCCGCCACCCTTGATCAAACTTCCAGGCTGGCCGCCATCAACCGGCCGATTCTGATTATGGGAGAGCGGGGGAGCGGTAAGGAGCTGATTGCAGAACGGCTGCATTTTTTGTCTGAACGCTGGGAGCAACCTTTTATCACTCTGAATTGTGCAGCGATTAATGATGAGTTGATGGAAAGCGAGTTATTTGGTCATGAGCCAGGTGCGTTCACCGGTGCCACCCGTATCCATCATGGCCGCTTTGAACGCGCCGATGGCGGAACGTTATTCCTGGATGAGCTGGGTACGATGTCGGCAAAATTACAGGAAAAACTGCTCAGGTTGATTGAATATGGTGAATTTGAACGACTCGGCAGTCAGAAAACCCTTCGGGTTGATGTCAGAATCATCGCTGCTACCAATGCCAATCTTCGCGACATGGCCGCACACGGAGAGTTTAGAGATGACCTGCTGGACCGTCTGGCGTTTGATGTCATCCATGTCCCGCCATTACGACAACGCCTGGAAGACATACCGGAACTGGCAGAACATTTTGCCTTGAGGCTCTCCTCAGAACTTGGCTGGGATTATTTTCCCGGCTTTACCCAGGAAGCAATGGACAGTCTGTTTCAATACCACTGGCCTGGCAATATTCGCGAATTTCGTAATGTCATAGAGCGTTCTGTATTCCGTACCGGCCAAACAGAGGAAAAAATCTCCACCGTTATTATTGACCCTTTCCAAACCGATCAAACCAAACCCGTTGAAACTGCGCCGTTGGTGACGGAGGACACGGAAGAAACCCATCAACCATTCAAACAGCAGGTTGAAAACTTCCAGAAACAGTTGTTGATCAATGCACTCAAACGCCATCAACATCATCAGGCCAAAGCTGCTGAAGAACTACAGCTCAGTTATGATCAGATGCGTGGACTCATTCGCAAATTCAAACTGAACCAATGA
- a CDS encoding putative bifunctional diguanylate cyclase/phosphodiesterase has protein sequence MNITFFSSKLAKKTFLFLILAAFAPLVLIILVTYSQFSLMIDQHDHDQLKNVAKENALLIYGKLSFSRQLLAQIQPTESLDFQQSYLKLYFSALAEVQPEKRQLFWGHMDNRLLDQVLQVSDRQLLLRPDTDRSDIYLIVPSGMVAKVNPAYLWDETTTVLNSQPCILTNNYLPVHCPQHADIKPWLKKLQQAINEKQEIFFWHENDSTSMSYYWTLFMGHEFKVNNWIVIADKPISESLAVISQFRNIYFSVIALAILMVILLGSVLIRKNLDVITQLIQGTQRIKQRDFGHQIEVSGNDEFSQLASAFNSMSDSLHRSVREYTAFANIDRSILESVSGDRIIAAIFNSLYQIAPFHDLMMVNLTRQSSELNRLYYQKGSTQPILTGAEELEITSVLEQLPHDQLSYNLEINRDLEQLISLWQPTSKNICAIPVTRQDRLLAFIFATLTTAQPLETTITAQVLNFSQRTAVALYALEREAVFRHLARYDALTDIPNRVTLKHLFSTTLNTPGMFGAFLFIDLDRFKNINDTYGHLLGDSLLTKVAGRITTLLNKQETVARLSGDEFAVLVAGSIEQDVEKRVEDLCNGIINAINSPFHIDAHALHVGASIGVTLVPQHASDFPEALRCADTAMYASKKKGGNCFTFYTPEMSEYHVKRTILERHLRNAIGERNITLHYQPKVQSSNYAVSGFEALLRWNDPVYGPVSPFEVVTLAEEIGLITELGNLILELALEQWQHWIAQGYQPGSLAVNVSPLQLLSNEFTDVLTNVLRQNPLVPAKNLQLEITEGVMMHNVSQVLKTLADIRKLGIRIAIDDFGTGYSSLSYLIDIPADILKIDRSFVTKIASEEKPASLLGTVINLGHSLGYEIVAEGVETHQQADFLKLCQVEQLQGYLFSKALPVSEVEALYLKKSPAQSL, from the coding sequence ATGAACATCACATTTTTCAGCAGCAAACTGGCTAAAAAAACTTTTTTGTTTTTGATATTGGCGGCTTTTGCCCCTCTGGTTTTGATTATTCTGGTCACTTACAGCCAATTCTCGCTGATGATTGACCAACACGATCATGATCAGCTAAAAAATGTCGCCAAAGAAAACGCTCTGCTGATATACGGCAAATTATCGTTTTCACGGCAATTACTCGCACAAATCCAACCAACTGAAAGTCTGGATTTTCAGCAGAGCTACCTGAAACTGTATTTTTCTGCTCTGGCAGAGGTGCAGCCGGAGAAACGCCAGTTATTCTGGGGACACATGGATAATCGTTTACTGGATCAGGTACTACAGGTTTCCGACAGACAATTACTGCTGCGTCCCGATACCGATCGCAGCGATATCTATTTGATTGTACCGTCCGGAATGGTCGCCAAGGTAAATCCGGCTTATCTGTGGGATGAGACAACAACGGTTCTGAACAGTCAGCCCTGTATTCTCACCAATAATTACCTGCCGGTGCACTGTCCTCAGCATGCAGATATAAAACCATGGCTGAAGAAGCTGCAGCAGGCCATTAATGAAAAACAGGAGATCTTTTTCTGGCATGAAAACGACAGCACCTCAATGTCATACTACTGGACATTGTTTATGGGGCATGAGTTTAAGGTCAACAACTGGATAGTCATTGCCGATAAACCGATCTCTGAAAGCCTTGCGGTTATCAGTCAATTTCGCAACATCTACTTTTCCGTGATTGCGCTGGCGATCTTAATGGTGATCTTGCTGGGTTCGGTTCTGATTCGCAAAAATCTTGATGTTATCACCCAACTCATTCAGGGGACTCAAAGGATTAAACAGCGGGATTTCGGTCATCAGATCGAGGTCTCGGGTAATGATGAGTTTTCCCAGCTGGCCAGTGCTTTTAACAGCATGTCAGACAGCCTGCATCGTTCCGTCCGGGAGTACACTGCCTTCGCCAATATAGACCGCAGTATTCTGGAATCCGTTTCCGGCGATCGTATTATCGCCGCCATTTTTAACAGTCTTTATCAGATTGCACCGTTTCATGACCTTATGATGGTCAACCTGACCAGACAAAGCAGTGAGCTGAACAGACTTTATTATCAAAAAGGCTCAACCCAGCCGATTCTCACTGGAGCGGAAGAACTGGAAATAACATCGGTGCTGGAGCAACTGCCGCACGACCAGCTGAGTTACAATCTGGAAATAAACCGTGATCTGGAACAGTTGATTTCGCTGTGGCAGCCAACTTCAAAAAACATTTGCGCGATACCGGTGACCCGACAGGACCGTCTACTGGCCTTTATTTTTGCAACACTGACAACGGCGCAACCGCTGGAGACAACGATCACAGCTCAGGTACTGAACTTCTCACAACGAACCGCAGTCGCCCTTTACGCACTGGAGCGGGAAGCCGTTTTCCGTCATCTGGCCAGATACGATGCACTGACTGATATCCCCAACCGGGTCACGCTTAAGCATCTATTCAGTACCACGTTAAACACGCCGGGCATGTTTGGCGCATTTTTGTTCATTGATCTGGACCGTTTCAAAAACATCAATGACACTTATGGCCATCTGCTCGGAGACTCACTGCTGACGAAGGTTGCCGGACGGATTACCACCCTGCTGAACAAGCAGGAGACGGTAGCCAGGCTCAGTGGGGATGAATTTGCCGTGCTGGTTGCCGGATCAATCGAACAGGATGTCGAAAAGCGGGTAGAGGATTTATGCAACGGCATAATCAATGCTATTAACAGTCCCTTTCATATAGATGCGCACGCTCTTCACGTTGGTGCCAGTATTGGCGTTACGCTGGTACCACAACATGCGAGTGATTTTCCCGAGGCCTTGCGATGTGCCGATACCGCGATGTATGCGTCGAAGAAGAAAGGCGGAAATTGCTTCACCTTCTATACCCCCGAAATGAGCGAATACCACGTCAAAAGAACCATTCTGGAACGCCACTTGCGAAACGCCATCGGTGAAAGAAACATCACCTTGCACTACCAACCCAAAGTGCAGTCGTCCAATTATGCGGTATCTGGTTTTGAAGCCCTGCTGCGTTGGAATGATCCGGTTTATGGACCCGTCTCTCCTTTTGAGGTCGTCACTCTGGCGGAGGAAATAGGGCTGATCACGGAATTGGGAAATCTGATTCTGGAGCTGGCGCTGGAGCAGTGGCAGCATTGGATAGCACAGGGTTATCAACCAGGCTCGCTGGCTGTCAATGTTTCGCCCTTACAGTTGCTATCGAACGAATTTACGGATGTTCTGACAAATGTTCTGCGTCAGAATCCGTTAGTCCCAGCCAAAAATCTGCAACTGGAAATCACTGAAGGCGTCATGATGCACAATGTCAGCCAGGTGCTGAAAACCCTTGCTGACATTCGTAAGCTGGGCATCAGAATTGCCATTGACGACTTTGGCACCGGCTACTCATCACTGTCCTACCTGATCGATATTCCCGCCGACATACTGAAAATTGACCGCAGTTTTGTCACCAAGATTGCCAGTGAGGAAAAGCCGGCTTCACTGCTTGGAACAGTGATCAACCTCGGTCACAGCCTGGGCTATGAGATCGTCGCCGAAGGGGTTGAGACCCACCAGCAGGCAGATTTTCTAAAACTCTGCCAGGTAGAACAGTTACAGGGCTATTTGTTCAGCAAAGCTTTGCCTGTCAGCGAGGTGGAAGCTCTGTATCTGAAAAAATCTCCCGCTCAATCGCTCTGA
- the pspA gene encoding phage shock protein PspA has protein sequence MGIFSRMTDIINSNISALLDKAEDPQKMIRMIIQEMEETLVEVRSSSARVIADRKTAGRRLERLSEEAHEWESKAEMAINKGREDLARAALAEKREVEQEVNLVESELKELDGHLNHLSEEISQLQTKLNDAKAKQKAVMMRKASVEHRMKVKRQTHRAALDDAFAKFEHFERRMDNLEGQVEAMDLGMDVKSDLKSEIDALANDDAVNDELERLKAKLKTKVSEKDQ, from the coding sequence ATGGGCATCTTTTCAAGAATGACAGATATTATTAACAGCAACATCAGTGCACTGCTGGATAAGGCTGAAGATCCACAGAAAATGATCCGCATGATCATTCAGGAAATGGAGGAAACACTGGTTGAAGTGCGTTCCAGTTCCGCACGGGTGATTGCTGATCGTAAAACCGCCGGTCGTCGCCTGGAGCGTTTGAGTGAGGAAGCCCATGAGTGGGAATCCAAGGCAGAAATGGCAATTAACAAAGGCCGTGAAGATCTCGCCCGTGCAGCACTTGCGGAGAAACGTGAAGTTGAGCAGGAAGTAAACCTGGTTGAGTCTGAACTGAAAGAATTGGATGGCCACCTCAATCACCTCAGTGAAGAGATATCCCAGCTACAGACCAAATTAAATGATGCCAAAGCCAAACAAAAGGCAGTGATGATGCGCAAAGCCAGTGTAGAACACCGGATGAAAGTTAAACGTCAGACTCACCGTGCGGCTCTGGATGATGCTTTTGCCAAGTTTGAGCACTTTGAACGGCGCATGGATAACCTTGAAGGACAGGTGGAAGCCATGGATTTGGGCATGGATGTGAAGTCCGATCTAAAATCAGAAATTGATGCACTGGCCAACGATGATGCTGTGAATGACGAGTTGGAACGTCTGAAAGCAAAGCTGAAGACTAAAGTGTCAGAAAAGGACCAGTAA
- a CDS encoding phosphoribosyltransferase has translation MAEKVYLTAQGLLEDSIRLGAKVVKSGFNPSFIIAVWRGGVPIGIALQEYLEYRGIQSDHIAIRTASYSGIDQQAREVQVFGLNYLVKNVEHDDRLLIVDDVFDTGRSIEAIIDELRRRARLNTPKDIRVAVPYYKPSRNETGRVPDYYLHETEAWLKYPHSLEGLSKEEIQQHRPELYRIMEPHL, from the coding sequence ATGGCAGAAAAAGTTTATTTAACCGCACAGGGACTGTTGGAAGACTCCATTCGGCTGGGCGCCAAAGTGGTCAAAAGCGGATTTAACCCTTCTTTTATCATCGCCGTATGGCGTGGTGGCGTACCCATTGGCATCGCTCTGCAGGAATATCTTGAATATCGGGGCATCCAAAGCGACCACATCGCCATCCGTACTGCCTCGTACAGCGGCATTGACCAACAGGCTAGAGAAGTACAGGTTTTCGGTCTCAATTATCTGGTTAAAAACGTCGAACATGATGATCGCCTGCTGATCGTAGACGATGTCTTCGACACCGGTCGCTCCATTGAAGCGATCATTGATGAGTTGCGCCGACGCGCCCGCTTGAATACTCCCAAGGATATCCGGGTGGCGGTGCCTTACTACAAACCCAGTCGCAACGAAACCGGTCGGGTACCTGATTATTACCTCCATGAAACCGAAGCCTGGCTCAAATATCCTCATTCACTTGAGGGTCTCAGCAAAGAGGAAATCCAGCAGCACCGACCCGAGCTTTACCGAATTATGGAACCCCATTTATGA
- a CDS encoding protein-disulfide reductase DsbD family protein — MRSLASIICLFSALLFMPKAWAEGDSFLEVDDAFQMLTYLDQDTLVIDWQIAPHYYLYKDRFLLKQSSSKAGDIVYADNWEEKYDPNFDETMVVYHNAMSVRIPLTSLQFPYSANISYQGCADDGLCYPPQKKTITINSATDEAVVSDTLKVAANTATSSSGDILTLDTASAGTTAVAADPNVDLSGVSFISALFAALIGGLILNLMPCVFPVLSLKAIQIAQFGADIGEVRRHSWVYTLGVVISFIGVAAVLMIIRQFGTWVGWGFQLQSPAFIVFLILLFMLLGLSLLGVFEIGQGFMGVGQSLTQKQGLSGSFFTGVLATVVATPCTAPFMGTAIAFALAQPVYFSLSVFAVMGLGLALPILMLSYIPGLANKMPKPGAWMDVFKQVMAFPLFATAVWLLWVLTELRGSDAQFKVLMGIVLVAFATWPMLNAVYKEGNGKKWFKKTLRWGSAVAGLFLMFNLSSPPTQWQSYSASLLQQHLADGKPVFVDVTAAWCITCKVNERIALSGDNFEEMVRDNDVQLLRADWTNPSPEIDQLIAEYERNGVPLYLMFKAGEQRAEVLPQILTADMVRDYFTNQG, encoded by the coding sequence ATGCGCTCGCTGGCTTCTATTATTTGTCTTTTCTCTGCCCTGCTATTCATGCCCAAAGCCTGGGCGGAAGGAGATTCTTTTCTGGAGGTGGATGATGCATTTCAAATGCTGACCTATCTGGATCAGGATACTTTGGTGATTGACTGGCAGATCGCTCCCCATTATTACCTTTATAAAGATCGTTTCCTTCTGAAACAGAGCAGTAGCAAGGCTGGTGATATTGTTTATGCCGATAATTGGGAGGAAAAGTATGATCCCAATTTTGATGAAACCATGGTGGTGTATCACAACGCCATGTCTGTTCGCATTCCATTGACCTCTTTGCAGTTTCCATATTCGGCCAATATCTCCTATCAGGGCTGTGCAGATGACGGCCTCTGTTATCCCCCACAGAAAAAAACCATCACTATTAACAGTGCCACAGATGAAGCGGTGGTCAGTGATACCCTTAAAGTTGCTGCCAATACTGCAACTTCCAGCAGCGGAGATATTTTGACACTGGATACCGCATCGGCGGGAACAACGGCGGTTGCGGCGGATCCCAATGTGGATTTATCTGGTGTGAGCTTTATCAGTGCCTTGTTTGCGGCATTGATTGGAGGTCTGATCCTGAACCTGATGCCTTGTGTGTTTCCGGTTCTGTCTCTGAAGGCCATTCAAATTGCCCAATTCGGAGCAGACATTGGTGAAGTTCGTCGCCACAGCTGGGTGTATACCCTGGGTGTTGTCATCAGTTTCATTGGTGTGGCTGCTGTGCTGATGATTATCCGTCAGTTCGGTACCTGGGTTGGCTGGGGATTCCAGTTGCAGTCACCGGCATTTATCGTGTTTTTGATTCTGCTGTTCATGTTACTGGGGCTGTCGTTGCTGGGTGTGTTTGAGATTGGTCAGGGCTTCATGGGTGTTGGTCAGTCATTGACGCAGAAACAAGGGTTGTCCGGTTCCTTTTTCACCGGAGTGCTGGCCACCGTCGTGGCAACGCCATGTACCGCGCCATTTATGGGAACTGCGATTGCCTTTGCATTGGCGCAGCCGGTTTATTTCTCCTTATCGGTATTTGCCGTGATGGGGCTGGGATTGGCACTTCCGATTCTGATGTTGTCCTACATTCCTGGTCTGGCCAATAAAATGCCTAAACCCGGGGCCTGGATGGATGTATTCAAGCAGGTTATGGCGTTTCCTTTGTTTGCCACCGCAGTATGGCTGCTGTGGGTACTGACTGAACTCAGAGGCTCTGACGCCCAGTTTAAAGTACTGATGGGAATCGTACTGGTTGCCTTTGCCACCTGGCCGATGCTGAACGCCGTCTATAAAGAAGGGAATGGTAAAAAATGGTTTAAAAAGACATTGCGTTGGGGTTCTGCCGTTGCAGGGTTGTTTCTGATGTTTAACCTGTCCAGTCCTCCTACTCAGTGGCAAAGTTATTCAGCCAGTTTGCTGCAACAGCATCTGGCCGATGGTAAACCGGTATTTGTGGATGTTACGGCAGCCTGGTGTATTACCTGTAAAGTCAACGAACGGATTGCGCTTTCAGGTGATAATTTTGAAGAGATGGTGCGTGACAATGATGTTCAGCTGTTAAGAGCTGACTGGACCAACCCCAGCCCGGAAATCGATCAGCTGATCGCCGAATATGAACGTAACGGTGTGCCGTTGTATCTGATGTTCAAAGCCGGTGAACAGCGTGCTGAAGTTTTGCCCCAGATTCTGACCGCAGACATGGTGCGCGATTACTTTACCAACCAGGGGTAA
- a CDS encoding PspC domain-containing protein has translation MKHHRKYSLAQRKADGWDKNLYRNTKERMVAGVCAGLADNFEVDNWVVRLVFIAGGIFLGGFAVVTYIALWVFLGKRSASHRVEYEYDERSRRYRPKKVFKNSDSANVRLQRVSDRLKRAVRRVEEMESYVTSRKFELDKEFAKIRD, from the coding sequence ATGAAACATCACCGTAAATACAGTTTGGCTCAGCGCAAAGCGGATGGTTGGGACAAGAATCTTTATCGCAATACCAAAGAACGCATGGTTGCAGGCGTATGTGCCGGACTGGCAGACAACTTCGAAGTGGATAACTGGGTTGTGAGGCTCGTTTTTATCGCCGGGGGTATTTTCCTGGGTGGCTTTGCGGTTGTTACCTATATCGCGTTGTGGGTCTTTCTTGGTAAGCGTTCAGCCAGTCATCGCGTAGAATATGAATACGATGAACGCAGCCGTCGTTACCGTCCCAAAAAGGTCTTTAAGAACAGCGACAGTGCCAATGTTCGGCTACAACGGGTTTCTGACCGATTGAAACGAGCCGTGCGTAGAGTCGAAGAAATGGAAAGCTACGTAACCTCCCGTAAGTTCGAACTGGATAAAGAGTTTGCCAAGATCAGGGATTAG